One window of the Planctomycetia bacterium genome contains the following:
- a CDS encoding redox-sensing transcriptional repressor Rex — MSDSQSKSNAGEPESTVPKAVVSRLSLYLRQLQQEVRDGQATISSKELGQLLGFTDAQVRKDLAYFGHFGYPGIGYRCDELIAAVKKILGTDQQWPVALVGVGNLGRALLGYKGFSQRGFRIVAAFDSDPAAIGSEIEGIPVYHLDSLPEVARENRIRLGMIAVPGASAQAVADRLTAVGVDGILNFAPVTITLPDGVSQVGVDLAIELEQLTFSVVNRTS; from the coding sequence ATGAGCGATTCGCAGTCCAAGTCGAACGCAGGCGAGCCGGAATCCACGGTGCCGAAAGCGGTCGTGAGTCGGCTGAGCCTGTATCTTCGTCAGCTTCAACAAGAAGTTCGCGACGGCCAGGCGACGATCAGCTCGAAAGAACTCGGCCAGCTACTCGGCTTCACCGACGCGCAAGTACGCAAAGACTTGGCCTATTTCGGCCATTTCGGCTATCCCGGCATCGGCTACCGCTGCGACGAACTCATCGCCGCGGTGAAGAAGATTCTCGGCACCGATCAACAGTGGCCCGTAGCATTGGTCGGCGTGGGCAACCTCGGCCGCGCGCTATTGGGCTATAAAGGTTTCTCGCAGCGCGGCTTCCGCATCGTCGCCGCATTCGATAGCGATCCGGCGGCGATCGGCTCCGAGATCGAAGGGATTCCCGTTTACCATTTAGACAGCTTGCCGGAAGTGGCGAGAGAAAATAGAATACGCCTCGGAATGATCGCCGTGCCCGGTGCGTCCGCCCAAGCGGTGGCCGATCGGTTGACGGCGGTGGGAGTAGATGGAATTCTGAACTTTGCTCCGGTTACGATCACGTTGCCCGACGGCGTCAGCCAAGTCGGCGTCGACCTCGCGATCGAACTGGAGCAGTTGACGTTTTCCGTCGTCAATCGAACCTCTTAA
- a CDS encoding type II secretion system GspH family protein produces MSKAKKQGFTLVEVLIVVVIMAILAATIIPQFSDSTKDAKNNTSKFNLHTIRSQIELYKSQHDGKVPAALSDLTVKTNTAGTIGTTTAFPYGPYLSTLPANPFTGSNTVAVAATNPPTAATGSTTAGWLYHAASGSVYIDNTDLLTQ; encoded by the coding sequence ATGTCGAAGGCAAAGAAGCAAGGGTTTACGCTGGTCGAAGTTCTGATCGTCGTCGTGATCATGGCCATTTTGGCCGCGACGATCATTCCGCAATTCTCGGACAGCACCAAAGACGCGAAGAACAACACCAGCAAGTTCAATCTGCACACGATCCGTTCGCAGATCGAATTGTATAAATCGCAACACGACGGCAAGGTTCCGGCCGCGTTGAGCGATCTCACCGTGAAGACCAACACTGCCGGCACCATCGGCACGACGACTGCGTTCCCGTACGGTCCGTACTTGAGCACCCTGCCGGCCAACCCATTTACGGGCAGCAACACGGTTGCGGTCGCCGCCACGAATCCTCCGACTGCCGCCACCGGTTCGACTACGGCCGGTTGGCTCTACCACGCTGCTTCGGGTAGCGTGTACATCGACAACACTGATTTGCTCACGCAATAA
- a CDS encoding glutathione peroxidase yields the protein MSFRFSIAVCLLSCLAAAAQGADKVPASLNFEMKSLTGKPVKLSQYQGKVVLLVNVASACGATPQYEQLQSLHKKYAGEGLAVVGVPANEFGAQEPGSDAEIATFCKSNYGVEFDMLSKVVVKGDGICPLYAYITKESKFPGPIGWNFEKFLIGRNGEVVARFKTGVSPDAPEVIAAIEKELAKK from the coding sequence ATGTCTTTTCGCTTTTCCATCGCCGTCTGTTTGCTGTCCTGTCTTGCCGCAGCAGCTCAAGGAGCCGACAAAGTGCCTGCCAGTCTCAACTTCGAAATGAAGTCGCTCACCGGCAAGCCGGTCAAGCTGTCGCAATATCAAGGGAAGGTCGTGCTGCTGGTGAACGTCGCCAGCGCTTGCGGCGCCACTCCGCAATATGAACAACTCCAATCCTTGCACAAGAAATACGCCGGCGAAGGGCTCGCCGTCGTCGGGGTGCCGGCCAACGAGTTCGGCGCGCAAGAGCCGGGCAGCGATGCCGAGATCGCGACCTTCTGCAAGTCGAACTACGGCGTCGAATTCGATATGTTGTCGAAGGTCGTCGTCAAGGGTGACGGCATTTGCCCGCTCTATGCGTACATCACGAAGGAATCGAAGTTCCCCGGCCCGATCGGCTGGAACTTCGAGAAGTTCTTGATCGGTCGCAACGGCGAAGTCGTGGCTCGCTTCAAGACGGGCGTGAGCCCTGACGCGCCGGAAGTCATCGCGGCGATCGAAAAGGAACTGGCGAAGAAGTAA
- a CDS encoding aminodeoxychorismate/anthranilate synthase component II, with product MILLIDNYDSFTYNLVQRLGEIDASLELEVHRNDQISLDEIERRKPSRIIISPGPCTPTEAGISCDVIQRFYRTVPILGVCLGHQSIGHSFGADIVRAKRLMHGKIDKIYHDGRGLFEGIESPMQATRYHSLVIQPGTLSAEFEVCAWADGPDGEREIMGVRHKSYPLHGVQFHPESFLTLRGNEMLRRFLTL from the coding sequence ATGATTCTTCTGATCGACAACTACGATTCGTTTACCTACAACCTCGTGCAACGGTTGGGGGAGATCGACGCTTCGCTCGAGCTCGAAGTGCATCGCAACGATCAGATCTCGCTCGATGAAATCGAACGGCGTAAACCGAGTCGCATCATTATTTCGCCGGGGCCCTGCACACCGACCGAAGCCGGAATTTCGTGCGACGTGATTCAACGGTTCTATCGCACGGTGCCGATCTTGGGCGTTTGTCTCGGTCATCAATCGATCGGCCATTCGTTCGGAGCCGACATCGTGCGCGCGAAGCGTTTGATGCACGGCAAGATCGACAAGATTTATCACGACGGTCGCGGGCTGTTCGAAGGGATCGAGAGCCCGATGCAAGCGACCCGTTATCACAGCCTGGTGATTCAACCCGGCACATTGAGCGCTGAGTTTGAGGTCTGTGCTTGGGCCGATGGGCCTGACGGCGAACGGGAAATCATGGGGGTGCGGCATAAGTCGTATCCTTTGCACGGCGTGCAATTCCATCCGGAAAGTTTTCTCACGCTGCGCGGCAATGAAATGCTCCGACGGTTTCTCACGCTCTAA
- the nadA gene encoding quinolinate synthase NadA: protein MSAPAAEAPAYELKPYKSLDNETLTERIRAVKADLGKQLLILGHHYQQDEVIALADLTGDSYQLSQMAAENTACRQIAFCGVHFMAETADMLVNRPERLAERAGERVPVVLPDMAAGCSMADMAGIEQVESAWEELGELIDTGDITPVTYINSAASLKAFCGKHGGIVCTSSNAAAVLKWAFARTSRVLFFPDQHLGRNTAFAMGIPLERMPVWNPHAEELGGNTADAIRNSKVLLWQGHCSVHAVFKPEHVDLFRAKHPGIKVLVHPECPREVVAMADVYGSTGKIIKEVEAAPPGTKWVIGTELHLVNRLKQEHPEQEIYFLSPFVCMCATMYRIDLAHLCWSLENLAAGTPVNIVRVDDATTRWSLTALERMLNVK, encoded by the coding sequence GTGTCTGCACCTGCCGCCGAGGCCCCCGCTTACGAGCTGAAGCCGTATAAGTCGCTCGACAACGAGACGCTCACGGAGCGGATTCGCGCCGTGAAGGCGGACCTCGGTAAACAGCTCTTGATCCTCGGCCATCACTACCAGCAAGACGAAGTGATCGCGCTGGCCGACCTCACCGGCGATAGCTATCAGCTAAGCCAGATGGCGGCGGAGAACACCGCTTGCCGGCAGATCGCGTTTTGCGGCGTTCACTTCATGGCCGAAACCGCCGACATGCTCGTCAATCGCCCGGAGCGACTTGCCGAGCGCGCCGGCGAGCGCGTGCCGGTCGTGTTGCCCGACATGGCCGCCGGCTGCTCGATGGCCGATATGGCAGGCATCGAGCAAGTCGAATCGGCTTGGGAAGAACTCGGCGAGTTGATCGACACCGGCGACATCACGCCCGTCACCTACATCAACTCGGCGGCCTCGCTGAAAGCGTTTTGCGGCAAACATGGGGGCATCGTCTGCACGTCGAGCAATGCCGCGGCCGTCTTGAAATGGGCCTTCGCACGCACCAGCCGCGTCCTGTTCTTCCCCGACCAGCATCTCGGCCGCAACACGGCTTTCGCGATGGGAATTCCGCTGGAGCGAATGCCGGTCTGGAATCCGCATGCGGAAGAACTCGGCGGCAATACGGCCGACGCGATCCGCAACTCGAAGGTTCTCCTTTGGCAAGGGCACTGTAGCGTGCATGCCGTGTTCAAGCCGGAGCATGTCGACCTGTTCCGCGCCAAGCATCCCGGCATCAAAGTGCTAGTGCATCCGGAGTGTCCGCGCGAGGTCGTCGCCATGGCCGACGTCTACGGCTCGACCGGAAAGATCATCAAAGAAGTGGAAGCCGCACCGCCGGGAACGAAGTGGGTGATCGGCACCGAACTGCATCTCGTCAATCGGCTCAAGCAAGAACATCCCGAGCAAGAGATTTATTTTCTCTCGCCGTTCGTCTGCATGTGCGCCACGATGTACCGCATCGACTTAGCACATCTTTGCTGGAGCTTGGAAAATCTCGCCGCCGGTACGCCGGTGAATATCGTACGGGTCGACGACGCCACGACTCGCTGGTCGCTGACCGCGCTCGAGCGCATGCTCAACGTTAAGTAA
- a CDS encoding molybdopterin molybdotransferase MoeA, translating to MLTVAEALEAVLAHVAMGPQRRVPLVEALGLVLAEDVASDIDSPPHDKSVVDGYAIRFDDLVEGRTELRVLEEVTAGQVPTWPLAASQATRIMTGAPIPEGADTVAMVERSTLVAADTVRLVDPKLTRGRNITRRGSSMRVGDVVLRAGATIRASEIGLLAEVGRATVAVVAAPRVAVLATGNELVAPDTKPGPSQIRNSNGPMLCAMVAAAGGVPVDLGVGRDDREELRRAISAGLAADMLILSGGVSAGVLDLVPGVLAELAVREVFHKVSVKPGKPIWFGLFEVDGRAKPVFGLPGNPVSGLVCFELFVKPALRKIEGRDIAAQRTLRARLTQAFRHQGERPTYWPAVRNLVGAAEGVVEVAPLPWHGSGDLRGVVPADCLVCFPSGDKQYAVGDEVEVLPLD from the coding sequence ATGCTTACGGTTGCCGAAGCGTTGGAAGCGGTGCTCGCTCATGTCGCGATGGGGCCGCAGCGCCGCGTGCCGCTGGTTGAAGCGCTGGGACTAGTGTTGGCCGAAGACGTGGCGAGCGATATCGATTCGCCGCCCCACGATAAATCGGTCGTCGATGGCTATGCGATTCGCTTCGACGACCTTGTCGAAGGGCGGACCGAACTGCGCGTGCTCGAGGAAGTAACGGCCGGCCAAGTGCCGACGTGGCCGCTCGCCGCCAGCCAAGCGACTCGCATCATGACGGGAGCCCCGATTCCGGAAGGGGCCGATACCGTGGCGATGGTCGAACGCTCGACGCTCGTGGCTGCCGACACGGTGCGACTGGTGGATCCGAAGCTGACGCGCGGCCGCAATATCACGCGGCGCGGTTCGTCGATGCGCGTCGGCGATGTCGTGCTGCGGGCCGGCGCGACGATCCGAGCGAGCGAAATCGGCTTGCTGGCCGAAGTCGGCCGCGCGACGGTCGCCGTGGTCGCCGCTCCGCGCGTGGCGGTGCTTGCGACGGGGAACGAACTCGTCGCGCCGGACACTAAGCCTGGACCCAGCCAAATTCGCAACTCCAATGGTCCGATGTTGTGCGCGATGGTCGCCGCCGCCGGAGGCGTGCCCGTCGATCTCGGCGTCGGGCGCGATGATCGTGAAGAGCTGCGCCGCGCGATCTCGGCCGGCCTCGCGGCCGATATGTTGATTCTTTCGGGAGGTGTTTCCGCCGGGGTGTTGGATTTGGTGCCGGGCGTGTTGGCCGAGCTCGCTGTGCGCGAGGTCTTTCATAAGGTGAGCGTGAAGCCGGGGAAGCCGATCTGGTTCGGACTTTTCGAGGTCGATGGTCGCGCGAAGCCGGTATTCGGCCTGCCGGGGAATCCGGTGAGCGGATTGGTTTGCTTCGAGTTGTTCGTCAAGCCGGCGTTGCGAAAGATCGAGGGCCGCGACATCGCTGCGCAGCGCACGCTCCGGGCTCGGCTTACGCAAGCGTTTCGGCATCAGGGGGAACGTCCGACTTATTGGCCGGCGGTTCGTAATTTGGTCGGCGCTGCGGAGGGCGTCGTCGAAGTCGCTCCGCTGCCTTGGCACGGCTCGGGAGATTTGCGTGGAGTCGTGCCGGCGGATTGTCTGGTCTGTTTTCCATCGGGCGATAAGCAGTATGCCGTGGGAGACGAAGTCGAAGTCCTGCCGCTCGACTAA
- the lnt gene encoding apolipoprotein N-acyltransferase, whose translation MKPAAKKEPTESVREDVVKQSRLAKLASDETLRVSLLGAVLMWAALPPLGIGALGWIAPVPWLWLARQREMSGRHPYRALWFSSLVFWLAATHWLRLPHWATSFGWVALSVYLACYTPLVVALARVAERRLGVGIVLSAPILWTACDQARAYVFTGFSMASLCHSQYRWTSMIQAADLCGEFGVTFLMVLVAAAVARALPMRETKASWHWLTVAVGVMVLMFGYGEWRLGDVAARTKPGPKIALIQGSIDTEFKYDPAAPPKIHEHYMDLSKRAVAAEPDVQLVVWPETMFPFSTLSWSDDAEPGPDDTWLMEDVRNAGPIYQEWIASTAETLRKPLLIGIDATRFVKGRAMRWNAALYTDARGNALGRYDKRHPVLFGEYTPFAKTLPFLYALTPLTGGIEEGERAEAFDLAGTKLVPSICYETVLARLIRRQVIELRERGIEPDVLVNVTNDGWYWGTSELDMHMIFGVFRAVESRKPLVIAANTGFSAQIDADGRIVRQGPRREAGFINAAVLLDLRRSPYLAWGDWLANGCLICLGLVSAVALYYRGKKTV comes from the coding sequence ATGAAACCCGCCGCCAAAAAAGAGCCGACCGAAAGCGTTCGCGAGGACGTCGTGAAGCAGTCGCGCCTGGCGAAGCTCGCGTCGGATGAGACGTTACGCGTCAGCTTGCTCGGGGCGGTCTTGATGTGGGCCGCGCTTCCTCCGCTCGGCATCGGCGCACTGGGTTGGATCGCTCCGGTCCCTTGGCTTTGGCTGGCGCGGCAGCGCGAAATGTCCGGCCGACACCCTTATCGGGCGTTGTGGTTTTCGAGCCTCGTCTTCTGGCTTGCCGCGACGCATTGGCTCCGGCTTCCGCATTGGGCGACGAGCTTCGGCTGGGTGGCGCTTTCCGTTTATCTGGCTTGCTATACGCCGCTTGTCGTGGCGCTGGCGCGGGTAGCTGAGCGGCGATTGGGCGTCGGCATCGTTCTGAGTGCGCCGATCTTGTGGACTGCCTGCGATCAAGCGCGCGCGTATGTCTTCACCGGCTTCAGCATGGCGAGCTTGTGCCATAGCCAGTATCGCTGGACGAGCATGATTCAAGCAGCGGATCTATGCGGCGAGTTCGGAGTGACGTTTCTCATGGTGCTCGTCGCGGCTGCGGTCGCGCGGGCCTTGCCGATGCGTGAGACGAAGGCCTCGTGGCACTGGCTCACGGTTGCCGTCGGTGTGATGGTATTGATGTTCGGCTATGGAGAATGGCGTCTCGGCGACGTCGCAGCGCGAACGAAGCCCGGCCCGAAGATTGCTCTGATCCAAGGTTCGATCGATACGGAATTCAAATACGATCCCGCGGCGCCGCCGAAAATTCACGAACACTACATGGACCTCTCGAAGCGGGCTGTGGCCGCGGAGCCCGACGTGCAATTGGTCGTTTGGCCGGAAACGATGTTTCCGTTTTCGACGTTGTCGTGGAGCGACGATGCGGAGCCGGGGCCCGACGATACTTGGCTGATGGAAGATGTGCGGAACGCCGGACCGATTTATCAAGAGTGGATCGCCTCGACGGCGGAAACGCTCCGCAAGCCGCTCTTGATCGGCATCGATGCGACACGCTTCGTCAAAGGCCGTGCCATGCGCTGGAACGCGGCACTCTATACCGATGCGCGTGGCAATGCCTTGGGACGGTACGACAAACGCCATCCCGTGCTGTTCGGCGAGTACACTCCGTTTGCGAAGACGCTGCCGTTTCTGTATGCGCTGACGCCATTGACCGGCGGCATCGAAGAAGGGGAACGGGCCGAGGCGTTCGACCTCGCCGGGACGAAGCTTGTGCCGAGTATCTGCTATGAAACCGTGTTGGCGAGATTGATCCGACGGCAAGTCATCGAACTGCGCGAGCGAGGGATCGAGCCCGACGTGTTGGTGAATGTGACGAACGACGGTTGGTATTGGGGCACGAGCGAGCTCGACATGCACATGATCTTCGGCGTGTTTCGAGCCGTCGAGTCGCGGAAGCCGCTGGTCATCGCCGCGAATACCGGTTTTTCGGCCCAGATCGATGCCGATGGCCGGATCGTCCGGCAAGGGCCTCGCCGGGAAGCGGGGTTCATCAACGCGGCGGTGCTGCTCGATTTGCGGAGAAGTCCCTATCTGGCCTGGGGAGACTGGCTAGCGAACGGCTGCCTGATTTGCCTGGGGCTGGTCAGCGCGGTCGCGCTTTATTACCGAGGTAAGAAAACGGTTTGA
- a CDS encoding Gfo/Idh/MocA family oxidoreductase, protein MPFRLVMLGMWHVHAPGLAQQIAAHPDEFELCGVWDPDPVVSERRRIEWSSLFPGLRVFARPADLLDQQLDGVVVEGMISENLSYARMALERNLPVLLEKPAGCKLDEMRDVYELARRKNLHLQLIYLFRYMSAVEEMLKRARRGDLGHIYEFRGRLPKDLRLYDEHVATLGRYRGGIFFEMAGHLIDFMCALLGPPREVKSIVGHYHPTQSAASTNDFIDTGTAIFGFERAVGIVEVPALEVTPDQRRVEVYGTEGALIIPHLGSGHLTNEAMQPLDILARGASTWERLPLPQATLQIRDLREFVAVASGRKTPDYSLDHDLAVQTALLTACEMV, encoded by the coding sequence ATGCCGTTTCGTCTAGTGATGCTCGGCATGTGGCATGTTCACGCTCCTGGGCTCGCGCAGCAAATCGCGGCGCACCCGGACGAGTTCGAGCTATGCGGCGTGTGGGATCCCGATCCGGTAGTTTCCGAACGTCGGCGAATCGAATGGAGTTCGTTGTTTCCGGGCCTGCGGGTGTTCGCGAGGCCGGCGGACTTACTCGATCAACAGCTCGACGGCGTCGTCGTCGAGGGAATGATCTCCGAGAATCTTTCGTACGCGCGAATGGCGCTCGAGCGCAACTTGCCTGTGCTTCTGGAAAAGCCTGCCGGCTGTAAGCTCGACGAAATGCGAGATGTTTACGAACTCGCGCGACGCAAAAATTTGCACCTGCAACTGATCTATCTTTTTCGCTACATGTCGGCGGTCGAAGAAATGCTCAAGCGCGCTCGTCGCGGCGACCTCGGGCACATCTACGAATTTCGCGGCCGGCTCCCGAAAGACCTGCGACTTTACGACGAGCACGTCGCTACGCTCGGCCGCTATCGCGGCGGGATTTTCTTCGAGATGGCCGGGCATCTGATCGACTTCATGTGCGCGCTGCTCGGTCCGCCGCGCGAAGTAAAGTCGATCGTCGGGCACTATCATCCGACGCAAAGTGCCGCCTCTACAAATGATTTCATAGACACCGGCACCGCGATCTTCGGCTTCGAGCGCGCCGTCGGCATCGTCGAAGTTCCGGCGCTCGAAGTCACGCCCGATCAGCGACGAGTCGAAGTTTACGGCACCGAGGGAGCGCTCATTATTCCGCATCTCGGGTCCGGACATCTCACGAACGAGGCCATGCAACCGCTCGATATTCTCGCGCGCGGAGCCTCGACTTGGGAACGACTCCCGCTTCCGCAAGCGACGCTGCAGATCCGTGATTTACGGGAGTTCGTCGCCGTTGCGTCCGGTAGGAAAACGCCCGACTACTCGCTCGACCATGATCTTGCCGTGCAAACGGCGCTGCTCACGGCGTGCGAAATGGTTTGA
- a CDS encoding restriction endonuclease: protein MPIPTYQALLLPLLEFLKDEQAHSLKEAVDYIENHVGLSESERRLRFPSGQRVIAHRVGWTRTYLKMAELVNYPQHGLMKLTPKGKAFLATKPRALTIADLTKIPGFKENWNSTPGKTSSSKAEQGNLTPEERIDSAFEELENDLARELLDQIAQSTPGFFERLVVDLLLKMGYGGSFQDAGRALGKSGDGGIDGIIKEDKLGLDLIYIQAKRWEGTVGRPEIQKFMGALAGNRSKKGVFITTSSFTGDAIRYATSLEAKIVLIDGGLLAELMIEHDVGVAPQSTRTIKRIDADYFAEE, encoded by the coding sequence ATGCCGATTCCGACGTATCAAGCCTTGCTCCTGCCGTTGCTGGAGTTCCTCAAAGACGAACAAGCGCATTCGCTTAAGGAAGCGGTCGACTATATTGAAAATCATGTGGGCCTTTCGGAATCGGAGCGCCGGCTCCGTTTTCCATCCGGTCAACGCGTCATCGCGCATCGCGTCGGTTGGACTCGTACTTATCTAAAGATGGCGGAGTTGGTGAACTACCCGCAGCACGGTCTGATGAAGCTCACTCCGAAGGGAAAAGCGTTTCTCGCAACGAAGCCTCGAGCGCTAACGATAGCGGATTTGACCAAAATTCCGGGCTTTAAGGAAAACTGGAATTCGACTCCAGGGAAGACATCGTCGAGCAAAGCCGAGCAGGGAAACCTCACGCCTGAAGAACGAATCGATAGCGCGTTCGAAGAACTCGAAAATGATCTCGCCCGCGAATTACTCGATCAGATAGCGCAAAGCACTCCCGGCTTCTTCGAACGTCTTGTCGTCGATTTGCTACTGAAAATGGGCTACGGCGGTTCCTTTCAAGACGCCGGTCGCGCCCTCGGTAAGAGCGGCGACGGCGGCATCGATGGGATCATCAAGGAAGACAAGCTCGGGCTCGACTTGATTTATATCCAAGCCAAACGCTGGGAAGGAACCGTAGGGCGCCCCGAGATTCAGAAGTTCATGGGCGCGCTGGCCGGCAATCGCTCCAAGAAGGGAGTCTTCATTACCACCTCGTCGTTCACCGGCGACGCGATCCGGTACGCGACGTCGCTCGAGGCCAAGATCGTGCTGATCGACGGCGGCTTGCTCGCCGAGCTCATGATCGAACACGATGTCGGCGTCGCGCCGCAATCGACACGCACGATCAAGCGGATCGATGCCGACTACTTCGCGGAAGAATAG
- a CDS encoding FliM/FliN family flagellar motor switch protein, with amino-acid sequence MSDENLLTEADLAALQASAVGSAVLDEGVRVSAEKPAGVLRGDDAVRAVAKAAETIEAETHPAHAAPATAESLSNYTKNLLRIRVPVMVTLARKKQRVSSIIELGPGTILQFQKSCEQLLEIEVNGHEIGQGEAVKVGDKFGLRVSNLTLPGERFKAIGKDE; translated from the coding sequence ATGTCCGACGAAAATCTTCTGACCGAAGCGGATCTCGCGGCGCTCCAAGCGTCTGCCGTGGGAAGCGCCGTGCTTGATGAAGGAGTCCGAGTCTCCGCGGAAAAGCCGGCGGGGGTGCTGCGCGGCGACGACGCCGTTCGGGCCGTGGCGAAAGCGGCTGAAACGATTGAGGCGGAGACGCACCCCGCGCACGCAGCACCGGCTACGGCCGAGAGTCTTTCGAACTACACCAAGAATCTCTTGCGGATTCGGGTGCCGGTGATGGTCACGTTGGCGCGAAAGAAACAGCGCGTGTCGAGCATCATCGAGCTGGGGCCCGGCACCATCCTGCAGTTTCAAAAATCGTGCGAGCAACTGCTCGAGATCGAAGTCAACGGCCATGAGATCGGGCAAGGAGAAGCGGTCAAAGTCGGCGACAAGTTCGGCCTTCGCGTCTCGAATCTCACGCTGCCCGGCGAGCGGTTCAAAGCGATCGGCAAAGACGAATAG
- a CDS encoding transporter yields MKNLHNSLLVLSLSALLSTPSLAAADPLDYFAVAGRSYPKTLLEWSGVPHEEEPEDPNPRIITDRPHFAEAATTVGLGRVQVETGYTYYRDDQGGTRVQTHSFPETLLRVGMFREWFEFRLGYNYFVEKETLTGQSLTMGGSDDIYLGAKVALTKQSGILPELTVFPQMRVPSGHPNFTSGQVLPGMNFVYAWMVTEKLELEANTNVNRRGDFGLDHYYTEVFQTFNFEYDLCERLMLFNEFVLIWPNGALAAATQYYEHAGVHIFLMPNVQIDIHAGVGLNQAADDFFGGTGFCWRW; encoded by the coding sequence ATGAAAAACCTCCATAATTCTCTGCTTGTTCTGTCGCTGTCGGCACTTCTGTCGACACCGAGCTTGGCAGCTGCGGATCCTCTCGATTACTTCGCCGTGGCGGGACGCTCCTATCCTAAGACGCTGCTGGAATGGAGCGGTGTGCCCCATGAAGAAGAACCGGAAGATCCGAATCCTCGCATCATCACCGATCGGCCGCACTTCGCCGAAGCGGCCACGACCGTCGGGCTCGGCCGCGTGCAAGTCGAGACCGGTTACACCTACTACCGCGACGACCAAGGTGGAACACGCGTCCAAACGCATTCCTTTCCGGAGACGTTATTGCGCGTCGGCATGTTTCGCGAGTGGTTCGAGTTTCGCTTGGGATACAACTACTTCGTCGAGAAGGAGACGCTCACCGGGCAGAGCTTGACCATGGGGGGCAGCGACGACATCTACCTCGGGGCGAAGGTCGCGCTGACGAAGCAATCGGGCATTCTGCCGGAGCTGACGGTGTTTCCGCAGATGCGCGTGCCGAGTGGGCACCCGAACTTTACTTCCGGCCAAGTTTTGCCGGGCATGAACTTCGTGTATGCCTGGATGGTGACCGAGAAGCTGGAGTTGGAAGCGAATACGAACGTCAATCGCCGCGGCGATTTCGGTCTCGATCACTACTACACCGAAGTCTTTCAGACGTTCAATTTCGAGTACGACTTGTGCGAACGATTGATGTTGTTCAACGAGTTCGTGCTCATCTGGCCGAACGGTGCGCTGGCCGCCGCGACTCAATACTACGAACACGCCGGCGTTCACATCTTCCTCATGCCGAACGTGCAAATCGATATTCACGCCGGAGTGGGGTTAAATCAGGCGGCAGACGACTTTTTCGGAGGAACCGGCTTCTGCTGGCGCTGGTAA